Genomic window (Aquipuribacter hungaricus):
CTCGGCCCCGGCCCGGAGGACCTGGCGGCCATGGGCACCAACGTCATGGCGCCGGAGCGCCGGACGGACGTGCTGCGGACCTCGCTGCGCACGAGCCGCGAGGCGCTGCTGGACCCCGAGACCATCCTCGCCGGGGACACCCGGTCCACGACCGACCACGGCACCGCAGGAGCGCACCGATGAGGGTCTACGTCCCCACCACCCCCGCCCGCGTCGCGGCCCTGCGCGAGCACGGCCTGCCCGAGGGCACCGAGGCGTACGCGGCCACGCCGGCGCTCGCCGAGGCGCTGGGCATGCCCGCCCCGGGCTCGGAGGACGCCGACGACGACCTCGCCGAGGTCGCGGTCGCGACCGCCGCCGAGGCGTCCCTGCTGCTGCTCGCCGAGGACGCGGCCGCCGGGAGCGGGGGAGGCGCCGAGGACCACACTGGGGAGCAGGGGAGCCCTGGTGACGCCGGTTCCACGGGCACCGGTGTCGCCCCGCCCGGCCCTCGCCGCGTCGTGCTGGCCGCCGAGGCCCCCGCCCGCCCGCTGGGCGGCGACGCCCACCCGGCGACGGTGGTCCTCACCGCGCCGCTGCCGTTCGCCGCCGTGGACACGGTGCTCGCCGACGACGGCACCGTGCCGGACCGGCTGGCCCGGGCGGTCGCGGCCGTCGACGAGGACCAGGAGCGCGGCGTGCGGATGCTGGAGAACACCGCCCTGGGGTGGTTCGCCCCCAGCGAGCTCGACTGACCCGACGGGCGACCGGCCGCATGTCGGCCACGGGTCCGGCGACGGGCCCGGCACTACGCTCGACAGGTGCCCGCGCAGCCCGGTCGTGACCG
Coding sequences:
- a CDS encoding DUF6912 family protein, yielding MRVYVPTTPARVAALREHGLPEGTEAYAATPALAEALGMPAPGSEDADDDLAEVAVATAAEASLLLLAEDAAAGSGGGAEDHTGEQGSPGDAGSTGTGVAPPGPRRVVLAAEAPARPLGGDAHPATVVLTAPLPFAAVDTVLADDGTVPDRLARAVAAVDEDQERGVRMLENTALGWFAPSELD